The following proteins come from a genomic window of Gynuella sunshinyii YC6258:
- a CDS encoding DUF1513 domain-containing protein — translation MAINRRDFIKVAALAGLSWHTLATDMSGDQQKRVLGVIKTADGQWSAVCFDLTAGRVIYRIPLPGRAHGSASVAHEVAALVARRPGAFVIVFEPDTGRVIHRLKAPQGHVFNGHVVFTDHAMHVSGEKLGSSDGVLFHYERKSWSLRDVVPLNGLGPHEILLHSPDYLVAGIGGLRTAGREVLNQNTMQPSLLCVHPVTGKEHWRLAPVDHLLSTRHLTLTDNGHAVIAMQYQSDIPQTLPLLAITDRPVDQQPQQLLPFEASDLDWMNFKNYIGSVASCGHQIVASSPRGHRVGVWDASSRAFQYSDYIQDVCPLASDGQRWWAGSGVGLIRADDQTASRQTGLRWDNHWSFIQF, via the coding sequence ATGGCGATTAATCGTAGAGACTTTATTAAGGTCGCGGCACTGGCCGGGTTGAGCTGGCATACTCTGGCCACTGATATGTCGGGCGATCAGCAGAAAAGGGTTCTGGGAGTGATTAAAACAGCAGATGGACAATGGTCTGCTGTTTGTTTTGATTTGACTGCCGGCAGAGTAATTTACCGGATTCCGCTGCCAGGTCGGGCTCACGGCTCGGCGTCAGTGGCGCACGAGGTTGCTGCATTAGTGGCCCGCAGGCCGGGTGCGTTTGTGATTGTGTTTGAGCCTGACACCGGCAGAGTAATCCATCGCCTCAAGGCACCTCAAGGCCATGTGTTTAATGGTCATGTGGTATTCACTGACCACGCCATGCATGTTTCCGGTGAAAAACTGGGATCCAGTGATGGGGTGTTATTTCATTATGAACGGAAGAGTTGGTCTTTGAGAGATGTGGTTCCTCTGAATGGACTGGGACCACATGAAATCCTTCTTCATAGCCCTGATTATCTGGTTGCGGGTATTGGTGGACTGCGAACGGCTGGCAGAGAGGTGTTGAATCAAAATACCATGCAGCCTTCGTTGTTGTGCGTGCATCCGGTGACAGGTAAAGAACACTGGCGTCTGGCACCGGTGGATCACTTGCTGAGCACGCGGCATCTGACGTTAACAGACAACGGGCATGCTGTCATTGCCATGCAGTATCAGTCTGACATCCCTCAAACTCTCCCATTGCTGGCGATTACGGACCGTCCGGTCGACCAGCAGCCACAACAGCTGTTACCCTTTGAAGCCAGTGATCTCGATTGGATGAATTTCAAAAACTATATTGGCTCGGTTGCGAGCTGCGGACATCAGATTGTTGCCAGCTCTCCGCGTGGACACCGGGTTGGTGTGTGGGATGCTTCCAGTCGGGCGTTTCAATATAGCGATTATATTCAGGATGTTTGTCCTCTGGCCTCGGATGGACAGCGTTGGTGGGCGGGCAGTGGTGTTGGTTTGATCAGGGCGGATGATCAGACAGCGAGTCGGCAGACCGGATTACGTTGGGACAACCATTGGAGTTTTATCCAATTCTGA
- a CDS encoding di-heme oxidoredictase family protein, protein MLKKAGVKPAFFVVVMKEKIFPTVVCLLSLYGVANAAPSGGATTVSASGRQAFSLPAANLTPLQRLDFSVGNSFFRNPWVIAPSSTTARDGLGPLFNTNGCQNCHIKDGRGHPREAGEANAVSMLVRLSVTGTADPERLKREGVIPHPVYGGQLQDMAIPGIPAEAEIFIDYQDKAVRFADGGILLLRKPHLRLENFGYGVPGSNLLTSVRIAPQMIGLGLLEAIPEADILAEQQRQAKQGLVSGRANQVWDIARQQTVIGRFGWKAGQPTLMQQNSAAFSGDMGLTSHLFHQTDCTPAQQACLAAPDGGDQEVSDNILSKVEFYTAHLGVPARRNTSDPVVQQGEKLFAEMGCAWCHKPQQRTASIADASLANQVFYPYSDLLLHDMGEDLADHRPEFEASGSEWRTPPLWGLGLVDEVAGGKAFFLHDGRARSIEEAILWHGGEAQTAQNNYLKADRDSRQSLLKFLESL, encoded by the coding sequence ATGTTGAAAAAGGCTGGTGTTAAACCGGCCTTTTTCGTTGTTGTTATGAAAGAAAAAATATTCCCGACCGTTGTATGTCTTCTTAGCCTTTATGGAGTTGCTAACGCTGCTCCGAGTGGTGGAGCAACCACCGTCAGTGCATCTGGCCGACAGGCCTTTTCTCTCCCGGCAGCCAACCTGACACCTTTGCAACGCCTTGATTTTAGTGTTGGTAACAGCTTTTTCCGCAATCCCTGGGTGATCGCGCCATCCTCAACGACAGCACGTGATGGCCTTGGGCCACTGTTCAATACCAACGGTTGTCAAAACTGTCACATTAAAGACGGTCGAGGTCATCCGCGTGAAGCCGGTGAGGCAAATGCAGTATCTATGTTGGTACGGCTGAGTGTCACCGGTACGGCAGACCCGGAGCGACTTAAACGTGAAGGGGTTATTCCTCACCCCGTCTATGGTGGGCAGTTGCAGGATATGGCTATTCCCGGTATTCCGGCAGAAGCGGAGATCTTTATCGATTATCAGGATAAAGCGGTTCGGTTTGCTGACGGCGGAATTCTGCTGTTGCGCAAACCACATCTGCGACTGGAAAACTTTGGTTATGGTGTTCCGGGCTCCAATCTGCTGACCTCTGTTCGTATTGCTCCGCAAATGATCGGTCTGGGACTCCTCGAAGCAATACCCGAAGCTGATATTTTGGCCGAACAGCAACGACAGGCAAAGCAGGGTCTGGTATCTGGCAGAGCCAATCAGGTCTGGGATATCGCCCGCCAACAGACTGTCATCGGGCGGTTTGGCTGGAAAGCCGGTCAGCCTACCTTAATGCAGCAGAATTCGGCGGCGTTTTCCGGTGATATGGGACTGACCAGTCATCTGTTTCACCAGACTGATTGCACTCCCGCTCAGCAGGCGTGTCTGGCTGCTCCCGATGGAGGTGATCAGGAAGTCAGTGATAATATCCTCTCCAAAGTGGAGTTTTACACCGCCCATCTTGGGGTTCCGGCACGCAGGAACACCAGCGACCCTGTTGTACAGCAGGGCGAAAAGTTGTTTGCCGAAATGGGATGTGCGTGGTGTCATAAACCGCAACAACGGACAGCCTCTATTGCGGATGCATCACTGGCCAATCAGGTGTTTTATCCATACAGCGACTTGTTGTTGCATGATATGGGAGAAGATCTGGCTGATCATCGTCCTGAATTTGAAGCGAGCGGTTCAGAATGGCGGACCCCGCCGCTGTGGGGATTGGGGCTGGTTGACGAAGTAGCAGGGGGAAAAGCTTTCTTTCTGCATGATGGTCGTGCCCGAAGCATTGAAGAAGCCATTTTATGGCATGGTGGAGAGGCTCAGACTGCCCAAAACAACTATCTGAAGGCTGATCGTGATAGTCGTCAGTCATTATTGAAATTTTTGGAATCACTCTAA
- a CDS encoding imelysin family protein — MKYRVKLAVGMMTALCAGAASAVSLESKIVKNYADIAYATYADALATAQDLQAAVDALVKEPSAETMAAAKAAWKVSRIPYQQSEVFRFGNPVVDDWEGGLNAWPLDEGLIDYVDQGTYIYELGNPGATLNIVATPKLEMGGQTIDMTELTPELLSSLNEFAGSEANVATGYHAIEFLLWGQDLHGSEAGAGDRPFTDYVTGTGCTHGNCDRRGQYLQAATQLLVNDLEWMTRQWQADVADNYRAELLAEPEQQVIRKMLFGMGSLALGELAGERMKVALEANSTEDEHDCFSDNTHNSHFYDAQGIRNIYYGTYIATDGKKTKGASLRKLLRKTDKALSKQLDADFKATTDALTVMVKSAEQDHVAFDQMIAPENEAGHEIIRQAIAALVTETQGIENAANALGITNLNPDTADHEF, encoded by the coding sequence ATGAAGTATCGTGTCAAGCTGGCTGTCGGAATGATGACAGCTTTATGTGCAGGAGCGGCTTCTGCTGTTAGCCTGGAAAGTAAAATCGTCAAGAATTATGCGGATATCGCTTATGCCACATATGCTGATGCGCTGGCTACTGCCCAAGATCTGCAGGCTGCGGTTGATGCCCTGGTGAAAGAGCCTAGTGCTGAGACTATGGCTGCTGCCAAAGCTGCGTGGAAAGTTTCCCGCATTCCTTATCAACAATCTGAAGTATTTCGTTTCGGTAACCCTGTTGTGGATGACTGGGAAGGGGGGCTGAATGCCTGGCCGTTGGATGAAGGATTGATCGATTATGTCGATCAGGGTACCTACATTTATGAACTCGGTAATCCGGGTGCCACTCTGAATATTGTTGCCACGCCTAAACTGGAAATGGGTGGTCAAACCATTGATATGACGGAGTTGACGCCGGAACTGTTATCCAGTCTGAATGAGTTCGCCGGATCTGAAGCCAACGTGGCGACCGGTTACCACGCTATTGAATTTTTGTTGTGGGGTCAGGATCTTCATGGCTCAGAAGCCGGTGCAGGTGATCGTCCCTTCACTGACTATGTAACGGGCACTGGTTGTACGCATGGCAACTGTGATCGTCGGGGTCAATATCTGCAAGCGGCCACTCAATTGCTGGTCAATGATCTGGAGTGGATGACCCGTCAATGGCAGGCGGATGTCGCTGATAATTATCGGGCTGAACTGCTAGCCGAGCCTGAACAGCAGGTCATTCGTAAGATGTTATTTGGTATGGGCAGTCTGGCCTTGGGTGAATTGGCCGGGGAGCGTATGAAAGTCGCTTTGGAGGCAAATTCCACGGAAGATGAACATGACTGCTTCAGCGACAATACCCATAATTCTCATTTCTACGATGCGCAGGGTATTCGTAATATTTACTATGGCACCTATATCGCAACGGATGGCAAGAAAACCAAGGGTGCCAGTTTACGAAAACTACTGCGGAAAACCGATAAAGCTCTTTCCAAACAGTTGGATGCGGATTTCAAGGCAACCACTGACGCATTGACTGTAATGGTCAAATCGGCTGAACAGGACCACGTTGCGTTTGATCAGATGATCGCACCGGAAAATGAAGCTGGTCATGAAATTATTCGACAAGCTATTGCAGCCCTTGTCACCGAGACACAGGGAATCGAAAATGCTGCGAATGCTCTGGGTATTACCAATCTGAATCCAGATACCGCGGATCATGAATTCTGA
- a CDS encoding DNA recombination protein RmuC has translation MIIEQLVVWQTVAGIAVLLVLLLLGWIFITAAKRRGQRDELEHLRHHQAVSNLKEQQQSAQLVGQDREIASLRDKLDLSDNRVRQLQQQLAVIETRRSEESRRYREQMELVQREEERLTQSFQNLANKIFEEKRQAFKQDNKDSLEALLSPLRSQMQDFRQRVEDVYEKDTDDRRMLRLELGSLKDLNLKMSQEAQALTRALKGDNKIQGNWGEMVLEKILQESGLRKGHEYDVQVVLKDEAGKRQIPDVIVHLPENKDIIIDSKVSLLDYERTCNAETDELRVKHLRAHVDSVKRHIQLLSAKNYERLEGVRSLDFVLLFIPVEAAFMLAVETDSGIFTSAFEKNIILVSPTTLLATLRTVQSIWRYENQNTNAERIAQDAGRLYDQFVMVLESVNEIGRHLNKASESYEQTVKRLESGRGNLLGRVEKLKAMGATAKKNLPENFAREADDAQELLDSSVVSADRFQK, from the coding sequence GTGATTATTGAACAACTGGTAGTGTGGCAGACCGTGGCTGGAATTGCTGTATTGTTGGTGTTACTGCTGCTGGGGTGGATCTTCATTACTGCTGCAAAACGGCGGGGCCAGCGGGATGAGTTGGAGCATCTGCGTCATCATCAGGCGGTCTCAAATCTTAAGGAACAACAGCAATCCGCTCAGTTAGTCGGTCAGGATCGTGAGATCGCGAGTTTGCGCGACAAGCTGGATCTGAGTGATAACCGGGTACGTCAGTTGCAGCAGCAACTGGCTGTTATTGAAACTCGCCGCAGCGAGGAAAGTCGACGGTATCGGGAGCAGATGGAGCTGGTGCAGCGTGAAGAAGAGCGGTTGACGCAATCGTTTCAGAACCTGGCCAACAAGATATTCGAAGAAAAACGACAAGCCTTCAAGCAGGACAACAAGGACTCGCTTGAAGCGTTGCTGAGTCCTTTGCGAAGCCAGATGCAGGATTTCCGCCAGCGGGTGGAGGATGTTTATGAAAAAGATACCGATGACCGGAGAATGTTGCGACTTGAGCTGGGAAGTTTAAAAGATCTGAATCTGAAAATGTCCCAGGAGGCACAAGCGCTTACCCGTGCTTTGAAAGGAGATAATAAAATCCAGGGTAACTGGGGTGAGATGGTACTCGAAAAAATCCTTCAGGAGAGTGGATTACGCAAAGGTCATGAATATGATGTCCAGGTTGTGCTGAAGGATGAAGCCGGCAAGCGTCAAATACCTGATGTCATTGTTCATCTGCCTGAAAATAAAGACATTATTATCGATTCGAAAGTCTCTTTGCTGGATTATGAGCGAACCTGCAATGCAGAGACCGATGAGTTGCGTGTTAAACATTTGCGCGCTCATGTGGACTCCGTCAAGCGTCATATTCAGCTGTTGTCAGCGAAAAACTATGAACGTCTTGAAGGTGTGCGCAGTCTGGATTTTGTCTTGTTGTTTATTCCGGTTGAAGCGGCATTTATGCTGGCAGTGGAAACTGATTCCGGTATTTTCACATCCGCTTTTGAAAAAAACATAATTCTGGTTAGTCCGACAACCTTACTGGCCACTTTGCGTACTGTGCAGAGCATCTGGCGCTATGAAAACCAAAACACCAATGCTGAACGTATCGCCCAGGATGCGGGCCGTTTGTACGATCAATTTGTCATGGTGCTGGAGTCGGTAAACGAGATTGGCCGGCATTTGAACAAAGCATCGGAGTCCTACGAGCAAACTGTCAAACGACTTGAGAGTGGTCGTGGCAACCTGTTGGGACGAGTGGAGAAGCTCAAGGCCATGGGGGCCACAGCCAAAAAAAACTTGCCGGAAAATTTTGCCCGTGAGGCTGATGACGCTCAGGAGCTGCTGGATTCAAGCGTGGTTAGCGCCGACAGATTTCAAAAATAA
- a CDS encoding asparaginase: MKKTLVLYTGGTIGMKPSVKGLVPVTGFFEKYLRSQDFCRSHKLPDFDFIEFKPVLDSSQMQPQTWNDIADQIVAHYDDYDGFMIIHGTDTMAYTSSALSFMLRNLDKPVVMTGAMYSIVDPGSDGPGNILGAFDALMFPANQQVCVYFAGHLFPGSHITKMDSMDHDAFAAPVSGPLDLRIHYNKTGSGDISLFQAQTTHIDILHFYPGASLSTLENMVASDSKAIVLRSYGSGNGPDNPDFYDLLKQAQQKQKLIINSSQCFRPLVNMARYGAGAQLLDSGAIGSQTMTLEAIITKLTVLFSNFKELETIKQQFETPWAMEYPN, from the coding sequence ATGAAAAAAACATTAGTGCTGTATACGGGCGGAACCATCGGCATGAAGCCATCAGTCAAAGGTCTTGTCCCGGTCACCGGTTTTTTTGAAAAATATTTGCGCAGCCAGGATTTTTGCCGCTCCCATAAACTACCCGATTTCGACTTTATTGAATTCAAGCCAGTGCTTGATTCTTCTCAAATGCAGCCGCAAACGTGGAATGACATTGCTGATCAGATTGTTGCTCATTATGACGACTATGATGGCTTTATGATTATCCATGGTACGGATACGATGGCATATACCTCATCGGCACTCAGCTTCATGTTGCGCAATCTCGACAAGCCGGTAGTCATGACCGGTGCAATGTATTCTATTGTCGATCCCGGATCGGATGGTCCGGGCAATATTCTCGGTGCCTTTGATGCATTGATGTTTCCAGCTAACCAGCAGGTTTGTGTTTATTTTGCAGGGCATCTGTTTCCCGGCAGTCACATTACCAAAATGGACTCGATGGACCATGATGCCTTCGCCGCGCCAGTCAGTGGTCCTTTGGACTTACGTATCCACTACAACAAGACTGGAAGCGGTGATATCTCATTATTTCAGGCTCAGACAACACATATCGATATTCTGCATTTTTACCCTGGAGCATCGCTGTCGACTCTTGAAAACATGGTCGCAAGTGACAGCAAAGCCATCGTATTACGCAGCTACGGTAGCGGCAATGGTCCTGACAACCCTGATTTTTATGACCTTTTGAAACAGGCACAGCAGAAACAGAAACTGATCATCAACAGCAGCCAGTGTTTTCGCCCTCTGGTGAATATGGCCCGCTATGGCGCCGGCGCGCAATTGCTGGACAGCGGAGCAATTGGCTCTCAAACCATGACCCTGGAAGCCATCATCACCAAACTGACGGTATTGTTTTCCAACTTCAAAGAACTGGAAACAATCAAACAACAGTTTGAGACCCCGTGGGCCATGGAATATCCAAACTAG
- the hrpB gene encoding ATP-dependent helicase HrpB → MTLPVFDIQEPLQSTLSNHPITLLQAPPGSGKTSWVPIWLNRLGGKVLLIQPRRIAVLNAVRQLSRNLDDRPEGTVGYRMRFDTHITRHTEIEVVTEGVFVRLLQSDPELAGYQWVIFDEFHERNLDADLGLALVRSCHELFRPDLKILLMSATLNEGRISQQLGAPVIKSDGRSFPIEIRYQHAASPDMNKMILQAINSVLATVPGNLLVFLPGMKEILSCRDFLQPQLPDDLQIDILHGSCSIQEQKQALELTQQRKLILASPVAESSITLPDIRVVIDSGLARFPRYDRDTGMTHLMTRKISKANADQRAGRAGRTAPGICIRLWSEDQQNGLAPFPAVEIEQADYSRMLLEIAAWGMQVDELNWLTKPNPANVTETQSMLKSIAAVHFESGLHITDHGQKLLSMPCHPRLAHMICEQPGDLTVRLAVLLQERPVPQGMVDDSWLKQTLTTSERQLQQRLSKLVTMGHYPDWKAALCQAFPDHIGHRLSDNKIKLANGQQLTITKPDSYAPWLLALKFNDQRIISWIDLKDFQPQAFPNMLIKQNNLTLENNRLQAKEVELFGRIRLKQRNIPVNVEQRLQFWDDYFHHHGLSDVPLTDAEKILLKRMSWMSELTHDEQWPGKSRSPLDFLCEHRQQYLLPICTEVNCLNDIEISRALDMMLSWEQRQALDNMLPVSIVINDRPRPLVYGEQGRVSIAIKLQETFGLLKNPTIAGGRIPVVFELLSPAGRPLQITADLEHFWHHNYQDIRKEMRGRYPKHPWPEDPVNAKPTAYTKRHAARSEL, encoded by the coding sequence GTGACGCTACCGGTATTTGATATTCAGGAACCTCTGCAAAGCACTCTGAGCAATCACCCGATCACCTTATTACAGGCCCCTCCCGGCTCAGGCAAAACCAGCTGGGTACCGATCTGGCTGAACCGCCTAGGTGGCAAGGTACTACTGATTCAGCCACGCCGGATTGCGGTATTGAACGCTGTGAGACAGCTCTCCCGTAATCTTGATGATAGACCTGAAGGTACGGTGGGCTATCGCATGCGTTTCGATACCCACATCACCAGACACACTGAGATTGAGGTAGTCACCGAAGGCGTATTTGTCCGGCTATTGCAATCCGATCCAGAGTTAGCTGGCTATCAATGGGTTATTTTTGATGAATTTCATGAACGTAACCTGGATGCCGATCTTGGTCTGGCATTGGTACGCTCCTGTCATGAACTGTTCCGCCCGGATCTCAAAATTCTGCTGATGTCTGCCACCCTGAATGAGGGCAGAATCAGTCAGCAACTGGGGGCACCAGTGATCAAGTCCGACGGCCGCTCCTTTCCCATAGAGATCCGTTATCAGCATGCAGCATCACCAGACATGAACAAGATGATACTGCAGGCCATCAACAGCGTACTCGCCACAGTACCGGGAAATTTACTGGTATTTCTGCCCGGCATGAAAGAAATTCTGAGTTGTCGTGATTTTCTGCAACCACAACTGCCTGACGACCTTCAAATTGATATTCTGCACGGCAGCTGTTCAATACAGGAACAGAAGCAGGCACTGGAGCTCACCCAACAGCGCAAACTGATTCTGGCCAGTCCGGTTGCTGAATCGAGCATTACCTTACCGGATATCAGAGTCGTCATCGATTCCGGTCTGGCACGATTCCCCCGTTATGACCGGGACACCGGCATGACCCATCTGATGACCCGTAAAATCAGCAAAGCCAATGCAGACCAGCGGGCCGGCCGGGCAGGACGAACGGCACCGGGCATATGCATAAGGCTGTGGAGCGAAGATCAGCAAAATGGTCTTGCCCCCTTTCCCGCCGTTGAAATTGAGCAGGCGGATTACAGCCGGATGCTACTTGAGATTGCCGCCTGGGGCATGCAGGTCGATGAACTGAACTGGCTGACCAAACCAAACCCGGCCAATGTCACAGAAACACAGAGCATGCTGAAATCCATTGCTGCTGTGCATTTCGAATCGGGACTACACATTACCGATCACGGCCAGAAACTACTGTCTATGCCCTGCCATCCGCGACTGGCACACATGATTTGCGAACAACCGGGAGACCTGACCGTCAGACTGGCAGTGTTACTGCAGGAGCGTCCCGTGCCTCAGGGCATGGTCGATGACTCCTGGTTGAAGCAGACGTTGACCACGAGCGAACGACAGTTACAGCAAAGGTTATCGAAACTCGTCACCATGGGTCACTATCCGGATTGGAAAGCCGCTCTGTGCCAGGCTTTTCCCGACCACATTGGCCATCGACTGAGCGACAACAAAATAAAACTCGCTAATGGCCAACAACTGACAATAACGAAACCGGACAGCTATGCACCCTGGCTACTGGCGCTCAAATTCAACGACCAGAGAATTATCAGCTGGATAGACCTGAAGGATTTCCAGCCTCAAGCATTCCCAAATATGTTGATAAAACAAAATAACCTGACATTGGAAAACAACCGTCTTCAGGCCAAAGAGGTCGAGCTATTCGGTCGCATCCGGCTGAAGCAGCGCAATATCCCTGTGAACGTAGAGCAACGCCTTCAATTCTGGGATGATTATTTCCACCATCATGGCCTCAGCGATGTTCCCCTGACGGACGCGGAAAAAATCCTGCTGAAACGAATGTCCTGGATGTCAGAACTCACCCATGACGAACAGTGGCCAGGGAAAAGCCGCTCGCCGCTTGATTTTTTGTGCGAGCATCGACAACAGTATCTGCTTCCCATATGCACCGAAGTCAACTGCTTAAATGACATTGAAATTAGTCGAGCCTTGGATATGATGCTGAGCTGGGAACAACGACAGGCCTTGGATAACATGCTGCCCGTGTCGATTGTTATAAATGACCGGCCAAGACCACTTGTCTATGGTGAACAGGGTCGGGTATCCATTGCTATCAAACTGCAGGAGACTTTCGGGTTGCTCAAGAATCCAACCATCGCCGGAGGCCGTATTCCGGTTGTCTTTGAGCTGTTGTCTCCCGCCGGCAGACCATTACAGATCACCGCAGATCTGGAACACTTCTGGCATCACAACTATCAGGACATCCGCAAAGAGATGCGTGGCCGCTATCCAAAACATCCCTGGCCGGAAGATCCTGTCAACGCCAAACCGACTGCATATACCAAACGCCATGCCGCCAGGAGTGAACTGTGA
- a CDS encoding diacylglycerol kinase, with amino-acid sequence MTKNGTKGFSRLINATRFTFKGLIAAWKNEEAFRLEVLGLLCILPLAIWLASSYLQFALLLGSGLVVVIVELINSAIEAVVDRIGEERHELSGRAKDMGSAAVFLALILTAIIWIAVVFDRFSG; translated from the coding sequence GTGACCAAGAATGGAACCAAAGGGTTCAGCAGATTGATCAATGCAACCCGTTTTACGTTTAAGGGATTGATCGCTGCATGGAAAAATGAAGAAGCTTTCCGCCTTGAAGTACTTGGACTGCTTTGTATTCTGCCTCTGGCAATCTGGCTGGCCAGCAGTTATCTGCAGTTTGCTTTACTATTGGGAAGTGGCTTGGTGGTGGTGATCGTTGAGCTGATCAATTCTGCCATCGAAGCTGTGGTGGATCGAATTGGTGAAGAACGTCATGAGTTGTCAGGTCGTGCCAAGGACATGGGATCTGCGGCGGTATTTCTGGCGCTGATCCTTACAGCAATTATCTGGATTGCAGTAGTATTTGACCGCTTTTCAGGTTAG
- a CDS encoding ArsR/SmtB family transcription factor: MASQSIDELSSKAGQVAALLKALSHDCRLIIMCNLLDGEMSVSQINEKVPLSQSALSQHLAKLRHDQLVAVRKEAQTVYYRINDPKIGRLMALLYEMYCRPEDGDIQGIC, encoded by the coding sequence ATGGCTTCTCAATCGATTGATGAACTGAGTAGTAAAGCAGGCCAGGTTGCTGCATTGCTGAAGGCACTCAGTCATGATTGTCGGCTTATTATTATGTGTAATCTGCTGGATGGAGAGATGTCTGTATCGCAAATCAATGAGAAAGTCCCATTGAGTCAGTCTGCGTTATCACAACATCTAGCCAAACTGCGTCATGATCAGCTTGTGGCGGTACGCAAAGAAGCTCAAACCGTTTATTATCGTATTAATGACCCCAAAATTGGTCGACTGATGGCATTGTTATACGAAATGTATTGTCGTCCTGAAGATGGAGATATCCAGGGAATCTGTTAG
- a CDS encoding RDD family protein: MSSQSLPKPSLFKILAAIFYDLIVVCGILMITGFIIIPIYHGLTHEDSVPAGNWLFRIILYLVVFGYYAFSWLRGGQTIGMKSWKLRLVSDTHKPMTLPKLFIRFVGGQLSFSIALIGYLMLLIGPRHRMLHDLISGSHIVSLQTK, from the coding sequence ATGTCATCACAATCATTACCTAAGCCATCTTTGTTTAAAATACTTGCCGCCATTTTCTATGATCTGATTGTGGTTTGCGGCATCCTCATGATTACCGGATTTATCATAATCCCTATTTATCATGGACTAACGCATGAAGATTCTGTCCCGGCTGGCAACTGGCTGTTCCGTATCATCCTCTATCTGGTGGTATTTGGTTATTATGCTTTTTCCTGGTTGCGGGGAGGACAGACAATTGGAATGAAGTCCTGGAAACTGAGATTGGTCAGTGATACCCATAAGCCCATGACCCTACCCAAACTCTTTATTCGTTTTGTTGGAGGACAGTTATCATTTTCGATCGCACTGATCGGTTACCTGATGCTGCTAATTGGCCCACGACACCGAATGCTGCATGACCTCATCAGTGGTAGTCATATTGTAAGCCTGCAAACCAAATAA
- the lptG gene encoding LPS export ABC transporter permease LptG, which produces MILNLYLWKRIFTHILTVLLVFGIIEYMMTGLSEFSYGLEGDYQVVQALWFVLVTSPSRLYELFPLIVLVGCLTGLGSLANSSELTVIRAAGFSIPAITIRVLQPVLVIMIVVGLLGETLIPMAESYGQAYRSTRSHEDTSSGRYGFWHKDGSEFIYFGALTPEGNVEGLRRYIVNSNGQPTGMISAKNGKFEHNQWQLFNVEQDDFRDRFIEQHQYDVMTWNTDVTPELLSTLIVEPGKLSILGLWKYVSYLNAQGIDASKYELAFWEKALRPVMTAALVLVAISFIFGPLREVAMGTRIFAGVLVGLLIKMSENILPSFAMIYDIDPIIIDSLPIILCGGVGLWLLRRVG; this is translated from the coding sequence ATGATCCTTAATCTTTATTTATGGAAGCGTATTTTTACTCACATTCTGACTGTTTTGCTGGTATTCGGCATTATTGAATACATGATGACGGGGTTGAGCGAGTTCAGCTATGGTCTTGAAGGGGATTATCAGGTGGTTCAGGCCTTATGGTTTGTGCTGGTTACATCACCGAGTCGATTATATGAGCTATTTCCTCTGATTGTATTGGTTGGTTGCTTGACCGGCCTTGGTTCTCTGGCCAACTCAAGTGAACTCACAGTGATCCGGGCAGCGGGTTTTTCTATCCCTGCCATTACCATCAGGGTGTTGCAGCCGGTGCTGGTAATCATGATTGTGGTGGGATTATTGGGAGAAACCCTTATTCCAATGGCCGAAAGTTATGGTCAGGCCTATCGCAGTACCCGAAGCCATGAAGATACTTCTTCCGGTCGTTATGGTTTTTGGCACAAGGACGGCAGTGAGTTTATCTATTTTGGAGCCTTGACACCTGAAGGAAATGTTGAGGGTTTGCGTCGTTATATTGTGAATAGCAATGGGCAGCCGACAGGGATGATTTCTGCCAAAAACGGAAAATTTGAGCACAATCAGTGGCAATTGTTTAACGTAGAACAGGATGATTTCCGCGATCGTTTTATTGAACAGCATCAGTATGATGTGATGACCTGGAACACTGATGTTACCCCTGAGTTACTGAGTACGCTGATTGTTGAGCCGGGCAAGTTGAGCATATTGGGTTTGTGGAAGTACGTTTCCTATCTAAATGCTCAGGGAATAGATGCCAGTAAATATGAACTGGCGTTCTGGGAAAAAGCTTTGCGACCTGTCATGACTGCGGCATTGGTACTGGTGGCAATCAGTTTCATCTTTGGCCCTTTGCGTGAAGTGGCAATGGGAACACGAATATTTGCGGGTGTGCTGGTTGGCCTGCTGATTAAAATGAGCGAAAACATCCTGCCTTCGTTTGCCATGATTTACGATATCGATCCGATCATCATAGATTCGCTGCCTATCATACTTTGTGGCGGTGTGGGGTTGTGGTTACTTCGCCGGGTCGGTTAG